Proteins from one Rosa chinensis cultivar Old Blush chromosome 7, RchiOBHm-V2, whole genome shotgun sequence genomic window:
- the LOC112178244 gene encoding uncharacterized protein LOC112178244 → MTKGWESYIHSEGQKFEGGVVEFRDKLRKYAIEIGFSYEFVRNDKKSKMMGSKVVKSIMVDKIRANLNKKAIDIADEIKSDYGLDVTYRTIWYGTELAKIALHGDEANSYAQLFWFSECVMKSNPDSKIVIEFQRETHRFQRLYLVAYAIVDSENESNWRFFLRNWLKTGSYLKDQIPYLFMCCAYSRTPEMYEFNMEILRSEGSDIVAQFLEDLPKENWCMTYFNGERFGEMTNNLAESFNNWVLPLKSLPILDINDGIRMKSMA, encoded by the exons ATGACGAAAGGTTGGGAGAGTTATATTCATTCTGAAGGCCAAAAGTTTGAGGGTGGGGTTGTTGAGTTTAGGGATAAGCTGCGTAAATATGCGATAGAAATTGGCTTTTCATATGAGTTTGTTAGAAATGACAAG AAGAGTAAGATGATGGGATCCAAGGTTGTCAAGTCTATTATGGTTGATAAGATTCGTGCCAATCTAAACAAAAAGGCAATTGATATAGCTGATGAGATCAAGAGTGATTATGGTTTGGATGTTACTTATCGAACAATTTGGTATGGTACGGAGTTGGCAAAAATAGCCCTACATGGTGATGAAGCTAATTCTTATGCTCAGCTATTTTGGTTCAGTGAGTGTGTTATGAAGTCAAACCCTGACTCTAAGATAGTGATTGAGTTTCAACGAGAAACACACAGATTTCAGC gTTTGTATCTAGTTGCTTATGCTATTGTGGATTCTGAAAATGAGAGTAATTGGAGATTTTTCTTGAGGAATTGGCTGAAGA CTGGTTCTTACCTCAAGGATCAGATTCCTTACTTGTTTATGTGTTGTGCTTATTCTCGCACACCAGAGATGTATGAGTTCAACATGGAAATCTTGAGGAGTGAAGGCAGTGACATAGTTGCTCAATTTCTGGAGGATCTTCCGAAGGAGAACTGGTGTATGACTTACTTTAATGGCGAAAGATTTGGTGAAATGACAAACAACTTGGCTGAGTCTTTCAACAATTGGGTGTTGCCTTTAAAGAGTCTTCCTATTCTTGATATTAATGATGGGATTAGAATGAAGTCCATGGCTTGA